Genomic window (Daucus carota subsp. sativus chromosome 5, DH1 v3.0, whole genome shotgun sequence):
GCTAAGCCCCATGCAAATTCAATGACCTGTGGAGCAGTCATGACAGTGATACTACCGAAATTCACATAAACAACTGAGCTTGATTCTTTTTTGTCGAGCCAGTCAATACAGCTAGCATCGTCTGTCCACAGACTCGAGCTAATGGACGTAAGTCTACTGTCTTGGATTTGGTTCGACATTAAGTGCAGAGGCCCCAAGGTGTATATATGAGGTTGAGTGGAGGAAATTGCATTCAAAGCATCTTGTTCAAGAGTGTCAAATGTGTTTAATATGAGGGCACGAGCTTTAGGAAGAGCTGCCGTCTCTGTTAAAATGAAGTTCAGCATGATATCATTTGGATCGGTTGTTCTGAAGAAAGTTGGAAAATCCTTCAATGTCATGTCTAGCAATCCTGGAACCCAGTCAATTTTGGTATCAAGATATCCATTTGTTATACATGTCATATCTGCAAACCACAACAAAATTTGTCGGACTATTAGCAAATAtaagggataaatatcaaaatcatcACTTGTTTggttcaaatatatcaaattagccATTCATTTCAAAATTGACTCGATTTACgaacttaaaattttgtatcagGTAAACCATCAACCAGTGACTGAATTGATGcaaaatttttactttttaatgaCCAAGTTCTTACCAATTTTCAAATTGGCAAGAGTCAATTTTGAAATGAGTGACTAATTTGATATCTTTGAACCAAACTAGTGATGAATCTGATATTTATCCCGTAAACATAAGTTGTAACTCTAAGCGCTAAGAGAGTATAGTTATCTCACGGAGATCTAAATGAATGACATAGCATCCCTATTTACCTTGTAGTGGTGCATAGCCTCTTTCCACAAGTTGGCTATAGTGCATATATGCTAGGAGGCCGCAAGCGCTTGTTGTCCACAACAGAACTTCAGGAATTCCAAACTGTTGGGCAGCTTTCAGAGTAAAGCTCATGACCCCATCAGAAACAATACATGTTACTGGTGGCACCCCGAGTGCAAAAGAGTCATTGAGTGTGGATATGAGGTCGCACAAAGGAGCAAAACAGTTGATCGGAGCATACTTACACAGGGTTGGAGTATCTTGAGTTGCATCAGGGTCAGAAACGGCTAGGCCGTCTGGGATAGAGTAAAACCTGAAGTCCGGAAAGCCATCAAGGGCGTCAGGACCCCTGGCTCTGATCAGGCGATTGCGGTTAAAGTCTGTGTGGACAAATGAAATATGAAAGCCTTTGTGATGGAGAAGTTTGGCTAGTTTTAGCATTGGATTTATGTGACCTTGTGAAGGATATGGAATGCACAAGGCATGAGGCTTATTGCTTGCTTCTGACATTCAGACTATCCGAATCAGAACCTTCTGTTTTACTACTACCTCTGTGTACCTTCAATGAGcatatataggggccgtttgggttagcttaaaagaagtgacttcttgcttataataaaaaagtgtagtagaagtgagaagtaaataagttaataaagtgtttggaaaaaaacagAAGTTGTGATaaagaagttagcattctcagtttcttaaaagtgtttctacttctttacacaaaagggtcaagaaaagcagaagctaAAAGCAGCGTTTGCTCCTCGCAAACAAACACCACCATAGTATTCAGAGCGGGTCTACTCACtccgttttttttttataagtcgTTCACcagaaaaaaagtttaaaataatattttctgctATCTAATCAAAGTACTtgaaaatatgtgtcaaaaaatcaaatgatCGATAAAAGAAAACGGAGGAGTAGCGCCTAGTGGTCTAAAACAAACGTAAACTCAAACGCAATAGCACTTGAGCACGCTGTGAAAGAAAGAAAATCCACAACAATAAATTTGAAgtctaaaatttcaaatttggtCCTTGTACATGTTGAAGAATCTGATGCAAATTTTACGGTGCGTGGTGCAGTGCTTTGATGTTGAAGCTTTGCATCTCATGCTTGCATTTGCATAGTTAATTACATCTCTTTATGCAAATTCCATTCCGCGAATATGTGTCAATTAATAACAGTTACTTTTTCATTTCTATGAATTCTTTTGCGTATCACATTGTTTCGAGTTATCGTTCAAATTCATCACTTTGCAAATCATAGGGGCTGTTTGGCAACACCTTTTAAGCCAGCatctgggtttataagttagaagcacttatttcataccgtttgtgtaaaaagtcaagaagcaattataaaaagctaggaatgctagcttttgtctcagggcttctacttatttaccaaacactttaatcaattataagtcctaacttgcttctaacttctactccacttatttattttaagcaagaagcacttattttaagtccACCCAAAAGGCCCCATAATTCGTGGCACCCTTGTGATGCTATTAGATAATATACATGTTTGACTGTGCACAGTTTGCTTAAAAACAAGATATTAATTTTGAGGATTAAAACATAGGGTGTGGACACTGTTTCTTCAGCCCAAACCGtaaaaagctcaaatgatataaGCTTTTATCAAATAATGGACCGGGCTCACTTATTGTTTCTTTTCTGCATTGTATACTTGACTTGGATATTTCTTGTGATCTTTCTCTTTCATCCCCCTCGAAGGAAGAGTGGTAAAGAAATTCACAATTCTTAACTcggagagtataaaatatattcatccttcaattcttaaataatatttttatatcatttccttgtttgtttgtttttttttgagaaaaatatcATTTCCTTGTTGATCACCGCACATGATATGGCCCAAACATAACACGGGTTTAACATCTCTttcatccttttttttttatcatgcataacttacatattaatatttttagaaccTCTCTATAAAATGTACTCATCCTTTAACCTTTATATCATATTGTTTCTTTAATCCCCCACCCCCACACATAATACCGTCCCAACATAACACCGCTCCAACATAAAATTACCCCACGTCCCTACATAACACCGCCCCAGCATAACACTGCCCCAACATAACACCATTCCACATAAAATCACCCCACATAACACCGTCTCAACATCTCTTTCATCCTCTCTTTTTATTCAGCCCCCAACCTACTTCCATATTATTTCTTATTAACCTCTCCCACATAACACCGCTCCCAAATAACACCATCCCAACATCTCTTTCATCCTATCTCTTTTTATCACGCAAACAATCCTACTAATTTTAATAGTTGAAGCTTACGATTGGAATCAAAGTtccatttttgtatttttggtCGATTGTTGATTTGTTATCCCGGTAGGAAGCTTTTTCTAGATTTTTGTCCAGCATATCTTTTTTACTTAATCTGCATGTTATTTCTTATAGTTGCTGAAAGTTCCAGATCCGGAACTTCCTCGATTCCGATTTAGATGAGTAAGTGGACTAAACCAATTTCTTCAATTTTTGTATATTagatatactatttttttagtaacattatttgtatatactacaggaaacaatgaagaaagtgcttCATCAAATCATCCATGTATCTCCTCCAACAACTATCCCACTTCGCCTGATCTGCAAGTAACTTCTTCatatcaatttaattaaataccacTTGTTTAAAATGTTTGATAGGTCATATTTTATGAAAGCATGTAGATATACTTGCAATTGTTAATTTTCTTCTCATTATCTATTTGATTGATAATTAAATGGGTTCTTATTTTgttgataataatattatttatttatttttatttattatcgaATAACCTTaaccttttattttttatttttcaatagacttaaatatatttgtgtttCCATGTTATCAGCGAGCGATCCACTTGTGGTTCTGCTAGCCGAATTCTCCGCGGTGCTAGTACGTTTCCACTCGGGTGGTTCAGATAATGATCAAGAAGGTTGAGCCCACAAAGTTGCTTACAACATGGCTTGAGCCATGTTCATCAAAGGAGCCGTGCAGCTGTGGGATTTTCCAAGTCTTAGCTGAAAAGCCTCAACTTCGCAAAGTTGAGATTTATCCGAGAAATGGTCAACTGTTGGCAATTTGCAAGAACTGGGCGCTGGGATGTTGCATGGGAATCACTTCGAGCTCCTCAGAGGCACCCGCAACTCGAAACCGGAGGCACCCGGTTCAAGATCATATTTCAGGGACGTAATTGCCTCTATTTCGGATAATAAATTTGGGAACATGACTCTAAAGATTAATTTTCAAGCATCAAAGAAAGGAGAGAGTGTATAAGATTACTCTGAAGATGAGATGAATTATTGTAAAGAGTAAGAGAAGAGTTgaagctcttttcacatttttgAGAATATTAGCGAGTTCATACTGAAATGTACACACTGTACagtattattgtttttatacgTGGAAAGCTTTCACTATTGTGAGCATCTCCAggagcctcctt
Coding sequences:
- the LOC108222024 gene encoding UDP-glycosyltransferase 85A8-like; the encoded protein is MSEASNKPHALCIPYPSQGHINPMLKLAKLLHHKGFHISFVHTDFNRNRLIRARGPDALDGFPDFRFYSIPDGLAVSDPDATQDTPTLCKYAPINCFAPLCDLISTLNDSFALGVPPVTCIVSDGVMSFTLKAAQQFGIPEVLLWTTSACGLLAYMHYSQLVERGYAPLQDMTCITNGYLDTKIDWVPGLLDMTLKDFPTFFRTTDPNDIMLNFILTETAALPKARALILNTFDTLEQDALNAISSTQPHIYTLGPLHLMSNQIQDSRLTSISSSLWTDDASCIDWLDKKESSSVVYVNFGSITVMTAPQVIEFAWGLANSMKQFLWIVRPDTLAGDRAMVPQEFLAETRERGRLTSWCSQEQVLKHPAIGGFLTHNGWNSTIESIASGVPMICWPFFAEQQTNCKYSCVEWETGMEMNNNVRRDQVEEMVRELMDGEKGKKLKMNAFEWRKKAEAATNPAGSSSVNLDRLVHEVLLAK